TTATCTAGCCTGCAACTAATGTCtaagtttattctttttatttatattcgGATGTTTTTTACAGGTTATTATTCCAGTTTCCTCCATCCGCACAGTGAAGAAGCAGAATACAGCTTTGCTGGTACCCAATGCCTTGTCGATTCGCACCACAGAAGGAGAAAAGGTCAGTCCGTCACTCCTCCAGTCCGTCACGCTCAAAATCCATCGAAAGTCTCGTTTAACCTCATTAAACTCCTCTGTTGTTGACATTTAATTGGATATGGGGTCATTCTTATCAGATTTACTAGAAGAAAAGATGGTTGATGTTTCTTCCTTTGTTCCTTGTCATTGTTCAGTACCTCTTTGTGTCGCTGAGGAACAGAGAGTCGTGTTACCAGCTGCTGCGCTCCGTTTGTCCTCAGGTAGAGGTGAGTGGCTCAAATCAAACGTcaaaaagtaccaaaaaaaacccaaaatgctgCAATGATTCAGTGTGTTAGGACACTCCAGACGTGCTGCATTAGAGTAACATTATTGACTAACGGTGGTGATGAAAGCCTGTAAAAGCACAGTGTTTCAGGTGCTCAGTTGAAACTGTTCAAGTTTTGCAACTAAttggatttgggttttttttttttgttactgaaTCTACATTTTGTTTCCCAAAAATCTTTTCAAGTTCATTTTTCCAATGAGGTTGTAAATAAAAGGATATAAAAGTGCTTTTGTTTCTAATGTATAAAGAAATTTAACCTCGGTCTATcagctttttttgtctgaaatatCATCTAATGTTCTTATTTCTGTCTTCCAGGACAGTAGCACAAATAGTAGCCCCATCTTCTCAGGCGAAAACGgctttgataaaaacaaactcgTGGTAAGTTTCTCTTTATGGAAATAGTAAAAAATCAGTCAAGCTAAATGAGTACTCTTTTCATATATCTATAATTTCTCCTGCACAGAACTCCAGCCAGTCCAGTTTGGACGACAGCTTCGACCACACAGATGGTTCTGGACCTCAGTCTTTGCAGGATCCGCCTCACAGAGGTAGGAATtgttactttagtttttttttttttctaaatctataAGTGATTCTAATTTCTGAtcgactgaaacaaaaaaaaaaacgtttgttttgctgttgttatCAGGTGTTCTCATTTCTGTAATAGAGCGTAGAGGTGCAAAGTTCAAGGTCTAATAGAAGTTTAACATCGATCTCCTCTTCCTGCAGAAGCAGTGCCTAATGGGAGCGGCTCGGCTTTCAGGAGTCTGCACATGCAGCAAAGTGAAAGCTCATCCTCAGAGGAGCTCTCGGAGTCAGGTAGGACTCGCGTGACTGAGAACAAAAAGCGGCTGGATACTGTGAATAGATCAAATCTGAAGTGGAAAACAAACCGAGCCATGATATTCACGCTTTGTTTGCCTTTCAGGTGGATCGTGGGTGTGGAATGTGACTGAAAAAGCCAAGTCTCTGCTGGTTCAGAGAGAGGCCAGCACCCTCAACACCCTTCTCTTCATTTACTTGATTTTGTAAGTGGCACCACTTTTTCACTCCTCCCTCTCAGCTCTTTTAATCCAAGGTCTTATCTTCTTCTTTAGTAATCTCTACTTCTCCCTGAAGAAAACACTGAGAACATTCTCGTTGTTCCAAACAAGATTATCTTTAACAATCTATACTTCTtagtattttctttaaactgcttATAATGAAGGgattctttttctgtttctgatttgtattttttgtgtggcTGTTGTAAAACCTGGTCTTTGGTGCAGCCGGTCCTGACGTCTGAAATGTTGTGTTCCAGGGTcgtgctgctgcttctgtcttCAGGTTACATCGGATTGCGGATCGTGGCCCTTGAGGAACAACTTGCATCCCTCGGTGCTCTGCCGGAGTTCAGATTACAGAGCGGGTAAGATGTCTCTCTTTTCATTACCTTCTTCTGAACAGGTTACTGATGCCTGAACTGAGCACACATGAACAGAGACTTAGTAGGTCAGAATAAAATGATCAGTAATCTCTTTGCTGGTAATTCTGAGCTCTACGTATTACTGCCACCTGGTGGTCAGTTTTAGCTGACCTCGgtttaggtttggttttttttttgttttttttgtaattgtctTTTTATAAATTGAGCTGCTTCTTATTTGCATAAAGATTGTCTTAAAACTCAGGAGCTGCTAGTATATGTAGCTTTTATTATCCTGACATGATGAGAGACCCAATTTTTCATCAATGCTCAGATCTATagtgactgtttttgttgtttcttttgcacACTTTATTCTGAAGTGTTACATACTTTGTTAGAATTACTCAGAAAAGGCAGATCCCGCATCTTAGTGCAGATGTAAAACCCAGAACCAAAAAGGGaaattcaaaagaaacaaactaaagtggagcacagacaggaagtgggaAACGCAGTTTGCAGCGGCTCCGAAAACAAACCTCATTCAAGAACGCTTCTGAGTTTCAATGTTTGTAGAAACAGCTGGTTTATACACTCTACTCCCTAACAAACATAACCTCAATAACTTCAATCAGGCATTTCTTTAACACCTTCATTATAATTTCCTTCATCCCTCTTTTCATAGTTTTGCtgtctttatatttgtgtttgctccAGCGTCATAAAGTGTTCTGACATTTCCTCTTATCTGGCTGCAATTGAAAATTTACATACAGACTTGCTACTACTAGTTTTATTACCTGAAACTAAAGTTGTATGGCATTCCTGTGACACATTTAGTATTCCAGGGTAGGTCTCTGTATGAACACTCAAGTTTTAAATGGGCCGACTGTTTTACAAGAAATACTGAGTGTTTATCATAGTTGTGCTGCTCTGAAAGGTTTCCCTTCTCTCAACAGGTACAAAGACACATAACACTCAGCAATGGAGGGAGAGATTGTTGGACCCGTGATTAGAAGATTCATTTCAGCCTCTTCTCAGCAGAACTTTAATGTACTCAAACTTCGGATCTAAAGATGGCCTGTGCTGTTACATAAAGGAAGAGTGGCCAACCTGTGCAATTTTCAGAGATGTTGACTTGAAAAGCTCCACTTCTTCCTCGTGCAGTAAACTGAAGGACATGCCACAGCTTTGTCACACCCAGCCAAGCCAAAAATCTCCTCACACTGCCTGGTTGCAGCGTGTCTGTTTTAATACCAAAGCCAAACGGCTCGAACTCTGCGAGGTGCCACGCTCGCAGAAACTGTTCCACATCTGTGAATTTCTGTTGACCATTGTCCTCTTCTCCTTGAGCATGCAGTCTGAATAGGGCTATACCAGTCAGCATTAGCCTGCTGTAGTGCTTTTTACTGCACCTCAACACTGGAGACTTAGTGCTATGCATAGCCAAAGATGCACACGGTGCACATCTTTTGCATGAGTGCACGAGGATGACTTTTCTATCTTTTTATCTAACCTTTCATCTCTGAGCTGTATATTCAGTCCTGTCTCCAGCTTTGCATTCAGTGACTTTTGGGTACTTCGGATGGTTTTTACCTTTCTAATCAGGTGTGGGTTGGAATGTTTGAGTAAAATCTGAAATGTCGATCGGCCCACAGGGGCTTGATGATTTCCTGATGGTCTTatcctttctctctctttcaaaTAAGTAATGATCACAGTATTACTTCCCTCGTCTTTGACGTGATTTAAACTCGTTTAATGATCATTGCTCAGTTTCTCTTTTCCCCTTCCAGTCTCTGCTGGATAATTGCATCATCAATGCACAAATACTTAGCACAATAAGACACAAGGAAGTTGTCTCAAAGgcatgaacatgttttttttttccatgacatTGGTCTTCAAAAGTAGATTTTAATTCTGTCTAGTTGGAATGTTTTGTTAATGTGCCGCCTACCAGAAAAATTAGCGTTGTATGCTAAAGCACAACCCTCTCTGTGACAGGCTTCTGGAGGACTGCTCACCagtaatgtatttttaatgcatGTGTCTGCAGGTATCGACACTTGACTGAAACTCTATATGCATTATTGCTCCTGTCATCTGGAGAGGGAATTTTTAGAACTACATTTGCTGTAAGGTCTCGAGTTTTCAAAAAGCCAAACGAGTGGTCCTAAAAAGAAATTTCAATATGCAACACATTATGCATGGGGATTTATGTTTTGTGTGGCGTTTTTACGTGAAGCCTTCGTGTTTGTTGggaagaaacagtttttaagaAGCGAGAGGAACAGCTCAAGTGAGCGAGCGCACTTTAAAGAATGTGTTGTGCCTGttcaaaaatccaaaatggcttTCTTTGGGTTCGAGGCGGGGGGGGCAAAGCTGGCATTCTGTGGTATTTGATGGTGctcggttttattttttttcttaaaagttgaTTTCACTCAGGGCTGCCATGTGGTTTTAGCTGTTCATCGTTTCACGTTTTGCACCTCTGTTCCTTCAGGCTCCTGTTTTGGAGATTGAACCTCTCACTTGACTTTAATTGAACTACATTACACTCCTCAGAATGCTGGCTTTTTCCTCCCCACTTTTGAGAATCTCTTTACCCTAACAAGCATATCCATACCAGATttcaacaagttgtttttgaaGCTCTTTGGAATGAGGTGTAGTGAGTGAATCAACTTTTGCTGCATCCTTATTCAGTAGCGTCCTAAATATTACAAATGTACCGCATACGTCACCGGGGGCAGCACACACAACCACTGTCCTCTGACCCATTTCAAGACTCTGGATGAgggctgtttttgtgtgatttttgcACTATTCGGAGTATTGTAAATTTTGTACCAATTGTTGTTGTCCTTAAATCTACTATGGCTTTCtctatatgtatttatttgcattCTGTGTAATTTAAAGTAATCTCTGGGAGATTGCTTCTGccattgtaaaaataaaacaaatgtttggaaataatattttgtatgtttaccttttttgtaTTAAGTCCTACTTTTGAACACTGTACTTTAAACTTATACATTTGTCCTGCTGGCTTCATAATACCCTCCTTTTGacttaaaaatgtataaaagtatTTACAAAACCAAGATGCAGAGTGTGAAGATTAGTTGAACAAAACTGGTGCTGATTTGATGAGTTTCTTTGCAGTTGGTTTAAGAGAACGTCCAGAAATAGAAATCccagaaacataaacatgtaCATGCAATGAAACTAAAACATCCCCAGTCTAAATATAACCTCGGAGCAAACGGATTCTGCAGCAGTGGGGCGTTTACACCTCATTAGTAGCTTAAGAGCATCATCTAGTGGAGAATCTCTTGcactgacaaactgcagcaaaataaaatccaccACTTTTATCACACAGGAACCGATGCCATATGTAAGCATTCCAGTTCTGTGAAAGCCTGAATGGGTGaaaatggtttttaaatcaGGCTTTACACACCTTCAGTTATTGTTTTGTAGTTAAATGTAGCCTTATAACTTTTAAAAGTTGGGGTTTTACTGTCCAAAGGTAATCCACTCATACCAGTATGAGTAGTCACTTTACCCAGACTTatataaacctaaaaaaagTAAGTTTCTAACTTCTCTTTGGGAGTGAATAGAAACAAATATGAAAGTGCAGCAGgttacaaataaagaaacacaagattttatgatttttctgtttattctacACTAGGAACGTGAAAGCCAAGGTGACTTTTCCAACAGCCTTGATGACGATTCATGTGTTCATCCTGCTCAGCTGTCCGGGTTGTTTGAAGGAGCCGGTTCTGCACTGGTCTGTCGGTAAgcacagagctgaaacacacctgcaaagaaaacaaaaagtagtttgttttagctttgaaaTAGGCAGTCGTCAAATACAGTAAGTCAGGCGTGGCATGTTTGTGACACTTAGATTAAATGTCTCCCAAGTTGGTACTAAttataagaagaaaaatgatgttTGATAGAAACTAGAACAAAGTAGTCAGTCTGGTAGGACACTATTGAAAAATAGTCCACGTGGCTGTGTTctttatctaaaaataaaagatgaataaaaacctGCTGCGAAAGCCAAAATGACAGCAACCCAGCCGATGATGTAGGACCAGGAGAAGCGCCAGTCCAGGAAGCGTTTGCCAAAGAAAGTGACAGTCACTCCTGTGTAAATTGCCAAAGCCAGAAGAGCAAGAAAACCtggtataaaaacacaaagaaaaaaataaatattagtggCCCAGACCATCACAACAGCAGTGTTAGTAAAATACCgtgttattattgttgtgaTAATCCCTGGTTACCTGACAGGACCAGGGCGATGCCGCCTGTGCAGACTCTCTTGTTCTTTGTGGCGTTAGTGAAAGCACTCAGGCCCAGAACGATGCCGGCGAAGCAGCTCAGCACCGCCAGCAGCATGAAGGCCCGTGTAGCATCCCAAAAGGCTggcgcacaaacacacacggatAACTCTGTCACACAGACATTCAGAGTGTTTTTAATCTTCATGAACCTTGTGCCACTTACCCACAGTTATGGTGTGTGCATGGCATTTGTGGTTGATGCAGAACCTCCAAAGGCCCTGATTGGCCGAGCTACCGGAGTATCGGTACTGCATCCAGAAGTCTGTTGCTGTAGAAACGATGAGAAGCACGAGCGTGGCCACGCCACACAGCGTGCCTCCTCCTGCTAACGTGTACAGCATCGTGGAGAGGACTTGGAAAACACTGTCCTCCTGAACATTCAGCAGCTGTTCAGGAAGTAGAGGAGAAAAATAAGCAAGTTTTCCTGGTTTATTGCTTAACTTACTGTGTAATtttagactgtttttgtttggattttagtttcTCCATCTCAGTTACTTCTAAGTGGAGACTCTTTTTGTCTTgtgcaaactaaacaaactcaCTGGTAGATGCTTCACCAGTGGAAGAAATTGAAGttcaatttccttttttttccccaacaacCATTTCAAAGCACTTAATTTGATCAAACCTTTCCAGATAAAATAAGACACACAGTCACTTTTCAAAACACTGTGAAACCAGTTGTAGCCAACAGGTCTGACAATAGGCCTGCCTGTCAGGCAGATCTGAACCTTTGTTCGCCACTAATTCCCCTCCACGCATCGCAAACTGATGTTCAAAACAACCGAGCAACTGAGCGGTCAGCACTGTTGCTCTCTGTCACTCAGCCAGCAGTGTTTCAGAAACGGATTTAAACTCCTTCTTGCATCATAAGCCAACGCACATCCAAGGTAGACATGTTCACAATCCCAAAATGGGTCTAATTATAACAACAAGTAATTTATACTGAAGCCAAGCTCATAAACTGTACAAATCTTTtccataaagaaaaacaaaaaaatgaaccaatTCTCTACTTTTGTCTTTGGTGCCTCTGTAGTCCTTGTTGATCCCCCAAACCAGCTGctctaatttactttttaacccCTTAAGACTTAAGTCTTATCTTTCTGGTTGtgcagtaaaaacacattttgtgcaattccaatttttttctgttacctTTAGTTTGGCTGGTCTCGCTGCAGGGTCGCTGCCTCTAACAGTGTGCCTATCCTTTTTAAACCCTGTACCTCGGTCTCTCATTGTCCGCGACACAAAGGGGGGGAATGATCGAGCGCAGCATGTGAGTGATGGTAAATCCCCTCTCTGCCATAACCCCACTGTCTCACCTCCAATGCACTTCGTCTGGTGCAATACGTGATTactcaaaaacagctgaatattctttattttctgtcagcGGCCTTGACCATGTCACAGCCATCATGATGAGGTGATACAGATGATGGAGGTCTGCTGGAATTCTTCTGTGGTTTAGGGGGAAATGCATTTAGATGCAGATAAGCCTGTATCCACATTGTCTTTACATGGTTCTGAAGTAAACTGAAATGTGTGAGACACATACGggaacatatttaaaacacGTTTTATTACAACAGACCTATTTCGGATGTGTCCTGTGCAATGTTTCATTCAAACGCAAGCGGATGGGTGAGACagcaactttttattgttttagcaaCTTGAACACGGTGAACTCTTTGTGATTCAGGCATTTGGGACACTCTAGTgcaaaaacagaatttcaaaCAACACAGGTGGACACCAGCATTGTGTATGCCAtcagaaagacagagaaataaaacaaacatatgcaTATAAAACCTGTGAGCAGTAGGGAagattaaatctgatttttgatgtctgaattttaaaaagtgaacagATTAACCCGTTTCACACTGTGCTGTCCTGCAATGTTTCTGTTATTAAAGCGCATCGTTGCTGTTGTCTTGACTTCAATCTTGggcaattttcttttaatacacGGATCATTTTACGttagaaataaatgttgttcatcAACTGTAGGCGCAGTTCTTTTAATTGTAAAGTTTACTCTTGTGGTGCATAAAAAAGGTGAATTTTTCAAATCTTTAGACAAATTCTTTAAGAAAATGTGCATGAAGAAACAATCAAGAGTCGAAGCTTTtcagtgcaaaacaaaaactccaagTGGATATGAAGAGAACACAAAACAATGTTCTGTTTCTGAAGTGCCATAACTAGGAACCCCCTTTTTTCTACATATAAGTGCACACAAAAGCTGATGATCAGTGACATTGCTCAGCCTTTACAGTTGACAAGGCATAtgagaaaatattcaaataaaaccgCCATAAAATAAATAGTCTCTCAGTCGATTCAGACGAAAGTCTTTCCAGCTGTTACAAAAAGGCACATCATGATATGCATAACTCAACGTGGAGTCCAGGCACAgcttctgacagaaaatataGGAGTAGCTGTGTCTTGATGAcctatttatataaaatgttgtCATGTTGCATCAAATGTTAGGTCCTTATtaaagtaattttctttttttttcaatattttttttgactaaaatgtgtttgtgtttatgagagaaaatataaaactcatttttaaagtgtgctCGCGGTGAATTAATTCATGTCTTCTGACAGAAATCATTATCTGCCATTGCTTTTGATGTTATTATGATTTTGCTATTTGCTCTTTAAGccgcattaaaataaaataacgaTCAGTAAGGAGACAGGCAACCACATcctatatttttaaaaatcacattaatcCCAAACAGTGaatttgttcttcttttgtgGTTATTTCCAAAATGTTCTCGTCTTTTTGTAGTTAAAGCAGTaaagttaaacacacacagacttgtaGAGCGTCACACACAGCCACATACGAAGACAGCCACAAtaacatccaaacacacacacacactgtcatcTAAAATGGTCGTCTTTTGAGTGCCCTGATGCTTTAAACTTACATCTGTCACTGGTTTAAACCAAGCAACACACTACCTATGTAAATTAGTGCACATACACACTCTCCAGCAGCAATTTGTGACCCTATGCTGGGATGAATGTGGACACTGTGCTCTCATGCTGACTACGACTGTTGTTGGTCGCCATCTTGTTGACTTTCAGGGGCTTGGAGCCCAGAGGACGATAGTTCGATCGGCCGACGAGGAGAGGAAAGTTTGGTCGTGTGGGTGCCACCGACACTGGATCACCTTGTCCCAGTGCTCCCCTGCCAGTGTCTGAGGGAGGGGCTTCGTCAGGTCACCTGGGatcaggtaaaacaaaaaaaaaatcagagtgaGCTTGAAAAACGTGCATAAATACCAAACAGTGGTGAGTGGGGCTTGGAAGTATCATTTAACTTTGTAATAATAGTTTccaaatcaaatgttaaaacaaaataatacatttttttgtgttttgctttctAAGATAGGCCTTCGTACCTTGAAGGTCACTGACGATGATTTTGTTGTCATAAGAACCAGTGAGGAGATGATGGGCTCCGGGGGAGAAGCGCACAGAGCGAATGTCACTGCTGTGGGGGCGGCAGCTCTGGACGATGCGTCCTCCTCTGATGTCATACAGCATGCAGGTACTGTCCTCCTGCCCGGTGGCCAGCAGGCGGCCGCTGGGATCTACAGCCACTGAAGCAACTGCACTTCCTGTGTGGTACAAGGAAGTGCTACCTTAATACAACTGAGGATGtcggaggtttttttttttcttattgtagCTCTATCTTCATCCTGTTATTGTATTTTGCTGTTGGCGGTTGGGATTTGTCTCACCAGATCCGTGAAGAGTTGTGCCCACCACCCGAACACAGCTGGGCACCCGCAGGTCCCAAAAGCGGACCGTCTTGTCCTGTGAGCCTGAGGCAATCATCCAACCCCCCCACGTATACAGAGTCAGGATGTGACCTGTTCAAATATAACAGCATTAAAAGACAGCATTGTTTAACTGAGGTGTTCTTAATCcctgtttatttgatttaactATCTTGTGGGACAGTAATGTagtttattaactttttaaactatcCAAAAGATTTCGTAAAAGAAAACTATGCAAagtcttcttttaaaaagccAACATACCCGTGTGTCCACTCAGGGCGTGAAGGCCTTGCCCTCTCTGACAGTCGGTGGTGTATATGTTACAGTCTCCGGCCCCGGCGCTGATCAGGATGGATCCTCCGCTCTCCGGGCCCTCCATGAAGGCCAGGTCCCGAATGGTGCCATCATGCATGCTGAACTCCAGATCTGGGCCTGAATCAGAGACGTGTATGATTAGATAGCAAGTCAGAGAGATGCAAGCTCACCTCCATGATGAGGGAGACAGCAAACTGTGccaacattttctgttcaaactggCATGCTATTGGTTAAagagtccacacacacacatacacaaacacacacacacacacatatatatatatatatatatatatatatatatatatataatgccTGAAAAGCCCTGTTTTATCTCTCCTGTGTCTTTAAAGGCAGCCCTTTAGAACGGATCaatctgctctgattggtcagctgaATTACTGCGAGGAAGCTGCTCGTTCTTTGCAGTTTGACAAACTAGACACTAGGGAGGAATTAATGTAATATATTTCATACTGATGTAGACAAGAGTGAAAGAAAACTCTCAAATACACTCAAACAAATTGCATTCTACATTTATTATGAATGAAATAAAGGAGATCGGGGAAAATATAGAATATCATTTCCTTCCGGTTGTAATTGCCTATTTGGCAATCACAGTCATTTCAGACTTTAACTTCCTTTGATGCATATTAGGCTTTTCTAACTCTGCTGACTTTTTGCATGTGCAAAGTACACATCaagtacaaaagaaaagaacaagaaaaacacactgaatACACCGACTGTACCTGTGGCATTGCAGGTGTCTGCATTGAAAGGCAACACCTTGACGTATTTATCATTGGAGCCAGTAGCCAACAGTTGTCCACAGTGGCTCCAAGCCACACAGTAGATTGAGCCTTTATGATGTTTGTTTCGTCTGAAGCGCACCGCCGGCTGCTTGACAGCACCAGAACCACTAAAGGAGCGAAGTAATTGCAAAGAGATGGATTACTGTTGAGTCTGACTTCCTCTCCAAAACAGTGttcgagaaaaaaaaagctgcttgcATTTGCATGATTTAGACAAATTACAAATATTACCAATATAGTATTTGTAAGTATTGGTACTTTTGCTTTCTCAGCTATAAAAGAACTTGTGACAGATCTGTACATGGAGCCTACCTGGGGGTCAGAGTTTCTGGGTAGGCACAAACTCTCAGTGTTTTAGAGTTGGAGCCGACAGCATATAGAGCTCCAGAGGGATGAAAAGCCACAGCACGCACCGCCTGTGTGTCCTCCAGCTGACTCAGCCTCACAAACTGCGCTTTAGACTTTCCTGGCTGAGCAAAATCAGAGAAATCCTATGATGTGTCAAAAAGCATTCAAATGTGCTTTAGTATTTAGTATAAGCTataaaaatatgggtttataacATTCAGAATGCTGATATAAGTGATGTAAAAACTAtcaactaaaaataattaagaaaatttgatttattgacAATTGGTTTTACCTCATGCATGTTTCGTGTTGTAGAAGAGCCACAGTCATCTTGAACTGTGGAGGCAGAGGCTCTGATTCTCTCAGCACTGATAATgacagcacacacaaaaatcccCGGTTAACTGTACATAGTCTATATGCAATCTAAAAAACTCACAATATTGCACATGAAACGTAATATCTATGAAAAAAGATTGATATTTTATTGGCAGCAAAGCaaacaatcattttttaattaactacTGGAATTAAATACTGTAATTTCAATGAGGTAGCACTTAAAATCAACTAAAATCCTGACTTTAGGTGGATTTATCTGTGGAGATCTTGCAGGATCTTACCTTTGACTTTTAGGGAGTGTTGGCTCATTGAGTGAAGACGAGCTGCAGCTCCCCCCACCTGGCTTGTCCCTCGGCGGCTCTTTTTCTGGGTTGTGGTGGTCATTGGTGGTCCTGGAGTTTGACGTGctgctgtttcctgtcagtcCGTTCCACTGCTGACCCAGATGTGTCATCACTTCATCTCCTTTGGCATCAATGCCGACATTCATCTCCTCCAACTTCTGAATggatctaaacaaaaaaaacagtatctCCTGTAGCACCGATGGAGTAATTCTCTCCCACCCGTGGTGCTGATTCTTTACGTACGACTCCCTCACCTGCTGAGGAATGTCTCGGTGAGGTTGTGTTGGGCTCCATCCTGCGGCTTGACACCTCCCTCCAGCAGCATCTGCTGATAGAGCTGcttttgctgctgcttctgttccAAGTGCTGCTGCACACGGAGCCGCTGCCTGTAATACTCCTGGATGTGCTCTGTGGAGTCACGGcgctgaacacacaaacacacacacacacactctgagccaCAATAACATGAAGAAGTTGTAGAAGTCCTGGAAACGAGTAtctgcacttttgttttgtctttagcaGGCTCTGTAACCTGGTAGAATATTTATTATTCCTCAAACCGTTTTTTTTTGACGAACTACTACTAACAACTTTTCAACTTCTAAGGCCTTGTCCTCCATCATTCATCCCATAAACAAGTGTTCAAGGCCCCTCATCACATCACACCAGTCCACAGTTTTATTTCCCTCACGCCACTtttcacaaacatgcaaaacaatCTCATCTCAAAGTACTTTGCTCCAGTAGATGAGAGATGGGATGCATAAAGATGAGCGATGATGGAAGCCGGCAGGGCATCGTGGGAATGACCACACATCAAACCAGATTATGTGCTTCCAGTGTCCATGATCTACACCTCCTAATCTGAGTACAGTGGGGGCAGTGAGGCTGGAGAATTCAGACTAGATTTATGTGCTGAGACCAAGCAGTTCAGGGGCTCAGGGGGGTCAATTTTACATCTCCTAAATCTGCAGCAATAGGCTCAGACAAactgactttgactttgactcaAGTGACCAGACAAAAGTGGATGATAAATTACTCTGTCATTATTTGTTcagcaacaaagaaacaaaacaaaattaaatggtCAAGCATTCCTTATAGAAATGCAttttgcccactgcctttcaaaggttttaaactaacatcatcttatgctgagaagagaCATACTTAttactgttttggtcaaacatgt
The Kryptolebias marmoratus isolate JLee-2015 linkage group LG24, ASM164957v2, whole genome shotgun sequence DNA segment above includes these coding regions:
- the LOC108234263 gene encoding WD repeat-containing protein 47 isoform X1, whose protein sequence is MRRVGSDGQSSQHCDRSCELLWSSRTFDRAATHSALSRHHTSAAMTAEETINIKEVEVIKLILDFLSSRKLHISMLALEKESGVINGLYSDDMLFLRQLILDGQWEEVMQFIQPLEGMDKFDKKRFRYIILKQKFLEALCVNNAMSAAEDPHNLELTMQEAVKCLHSLEEFCPTKEDYSKLCLLLTLPRLTHHAEFKDWNPSTARVHCFEEACAMVAEFIPADRKLSEAGFRASGNRLFQLLIKGILYECCVEFCQSKATGEEIREDEVLLGVDLLCGNGCDELDLSLLSWLQNLSSSAFTCAFEQKTFNIHVDRLVKPSKAGHADLLTPLINRLSPCPTSPFRQRPHSADTYMSRSLNPALDGLSHGLAAQDKRGMETNMKSALSRSLVENNVHQQDDSPERKHLQGVVDGPNTKRTPLTPGKDGGPPCSSETQERRDSTEHIQEYYRQRLRVQQHLEQKQQQKQLYQQMLLEGGVKPQDGAQHNLTETFLSRSIQKLEEMNVGIDAKGDEVMTHLGQQWNGLTGNSSTSNSRTTNDHHNPEKEPPRDKPGGGSCSSSSLNEPTLPKSQSAERIRASASTVQDDCGSSTTRNMHEPGKSKAQFVRLSQLEDTQAVRAVAFHPSGALYAVGSNSKTLRVCAYPETLTPSGSGAVKQPAVRFRRNKHHKGSIYCVAWSHCGQLLATGSNDKYVKVLPFNADTCNATGPDLEFSMHDGTIRDLAFMEGPESGGSILISAGAGDCNIYTTDCQRGQGLHALSGHTGHILTLYTWGGWMIASGSQDKTVRFWDLRVPSCVRVVGTTLHGSGSAVASVAVDPSGRLLATGQEDSTCMLYDIRGGRIVQSCRPHSSDIRSVRFSPGAHHLLTGSYDNKIIVSDLQGDLTKPLPQTLAGEHWDKVIQCRWHPHDQTFLSSSADRTIVLWAPSP